The window CGCGGCCATCGATGATGCTCGCCCTTTCGTGCGCCAGTGCAAGTCTATTTACGATTACCTTTAGACTTCAACTTCTGAAGATGTTCCTTAGACCACCAAAGTTTATCAAAAAGTGTACGCTCATTCGTCCCCGTCAATCTTTGAATCGATGTAAATGAGCTCGTCGTGAGCAGCAACTGCTGTGCTTTCCATTGCTCAAGATATTCGATGACGTTTTTTTCGTGGATGATGTCGTTAATCAAACCTTGAGACTGCGCCCAGTAAGAGGACTTGGTGTCTCCCGATTGAATCCACGCTTTGATCGCAGATTCCGACATTCTTGTCTTTAAACGTTGGTATCCACCCCAACCAAAGCTCAACGTCATTCGACGCTGCCAAAGGGCAAAAAAACTTTTAGGAGTGGATACGATCCAATCACAACACGAAATCAGCTCGACGCCCCCTCCGTAACAATCTCCATCGACGAGAGCCAATTTCGGCGCAGGAAAATGAGCTAAGGTGGATAGCGCCTCAGAGATCTCACGATTCATTCTTGTACCTTGAGCTTTAGTGCTAAGACGAGCGTATTCACCTAAGTCTCCGCCCGAGCAAAAAACCGGACCCACAGATCTAAGAATCAGGCCGCGCAGATTTTTATTTTTTAGAAAGGATTTAAGTTCGCGAGCATGGGTCACGCTCAACGCATTTCGTGTTTTTGGTGAATTTAATATCACCTCGAGAAAATCATCTTTTAAAAGAAACGTCACAGGCGCTTAGCCTATAGCATTGAGGAGATCATTGTAAACATCTTCTTCGCGGACGAACTGCACTCCGGCCATTTCGGTCGCACCGCTGGTCACCCAAACGACGCGCGCATGCATCACACGGTCCGCGTTGATCTTATCGAGAACAAAGTGAATTTTAAGAAGATCACCCACCTGCAGATTTGCGCACGCGCCCTCTATACACAAACCACCCATCGAAATATTTTCGACACGTGATTTCGATTTAAAGTCTGTCTTATAGGACACAATCTCAACTTTTTGATTGGTATTAAATCGGCGAAAGCGACGCTGTTGAACTTCGACCGAATTTAACAATTTGGAGGAAATGCCTCGAAGTTCACGAGGTTCGTAAGGCTTTTCAAGAACTAAAAAGTTTTTAATATCTTCAAAATCGCGAACCA of the Bdellovibrionales bacterium genome contains:
- a CDS encoding enoyl-CoA hydratase/isomerase family protein, with amino-acid sequence MTFLLKDDFLEVILNSPKTRNALSVTHARELKSFLKNKNLRGLILRSVGPVFCSGGDLGEYARLSTKAQGTRMNREISEALSTLAHFPAPKLALVDGDCYGGGVELISCCDWIVSTPKSFFALWQRRMTLSFGWGGYQRLKTRMSESAIKAWIQSGDTKSSYWAQSQGLINDIIHEKNVIEYLEQWKAQQLLLTTSSFTSIQRLTGTNERTLFDKLWWSKEHLQKLKSKGNRK
- a CDS encoding PilZ domain-containing protein gives rise to the protein MSLVYIVTANQIEGKQIFETLSQIDTTRYRLEFELLRPMQLPQLIQPGVDLVVYNSPHPLNITLKQQFQNWRKRGFLSSVLMLSKLPDLNMVRDFEDIKNFLVLEKPYEPRELRGISSKLLNSVEVQQRRFRRFNTNQKVEIVSYKTDFKSKSRVENISMGGLCIEGACANLQVGDLLKIHFVLDKINADRVMHARVVWVTSGATEMAGVQFVREEDVYNDLLNAIG